Below is a window of Tolypothrix bouteillei VB521301 DNA.
GGGTGTTGAAGCGAGAAATACCTGATAAGCTTGTTGTAGCGCCTCACAATATTTACTTAACCGTTCCAGATCGCTGAGGTCAGTATAATTATTATCAATTTCCCCAATCAATTGAGAAAACTTTTTCAAAATATGCAGGCGATTGACATTAACAACCTTTTGATCGTAAGGCAGTCCAAAAAAGTCAAAATATTCCTCTGCTTGTACAATTTCTTTGAATTTACTATAATCCCAGGTCATTGTCCCTGCTCCAGTTTTTTTAGCTGTTGCTTGAGTTCATCTAATTGATGAAAAATTTCATAAGTAGCGGCTGCAACATCCATCAGTTGTTGGTAATCTGTAGGCAAACCTTCAGCTAGATCGTGCAAGTCCATTTTCATTTGACCTGCTTTACTATTGAGCCGTTTTATTTGAGTTTTTAAATCCTCAATACTAGTTGTTTCACTACCAGTTTGGGCCATCGGCATC
It encodes the following:
- the nifW gene encoding nitrogenase-stabilizing/protective protein NifW — translated: MTWDYSKFKEIVQAEEYFDFFGLPYDQKVVNVNRLHILKKFSQLIGEIDNNYTDLSDLERLSKYCEALQQAYQVFLASTPQEQKLFKVFNEKPKNVVTLTEITSD
- a CDS encoding CCE_0567 family metalloprotein: MAQTGSETTSIEDLKTQIKRLNSKAGQMKMDLHDLAEGLPTDYQQLMDVAAATYEIFHQLDELKQQLKKLEQGQ